The Nocardia sp. BMG51109 nucleotide sequence GCGGCCGAGCCCGGAATCGCGCATGCCGCCCATCGGGGCGCCCATGCTGCCGAAGGCCGGCACATAGCCCTCGTCGACGTTCACCGTCCCGGTGCGCAGCCGCCGCGCGATCTGCCTGCCGCGTGCCTTGCTGCCGGCCCAGACGCTGGCATTCAGCCCGTACTCGGAATCGTTGGCCCGCGCGACGGCCTCGTCGACGGTATCGACCGGGTAGATGGCGACGAGCGGCCCGAAGGTCTCCTGCCGCGCGCACTCCATCTCGTCGGTGACGCCGGTGAGCACCGTCGGCTCGTAGAACAACGGCCCGAGATCCGGTCGCGGGTTGCCGCCGGTAAGGACCTTCGCGCCCTTGGATTTCGCATCCGCGACGTGCTTGGCCACCCGCTCGAGCTGGTCGGCGGAGATCATGCTGCCCATCGCCACCGTGAAGTCGTAGGCTCCGCCGACCGTCATCGACTCGGTCGCGGCGACGAACTTCTCGGTGAACTCCTGCGCCACAGCCGCTTCGACGTAGATCCGCTCCATCGACAGGCACAGCTGGCCGGCATTGCCGAAGCACGCCCGCAACGCGGCCCGGGCGACGGTGTCCAGGTCGGCGCCGGCCGCGACGATCATCGGGTTCTTGCCACCGAGTTCGGCGGAGAAGCCGATCAGCCTGCGGGCGCACTGCTCGGCCAGCAGGCGGCCCGTCGCCGTGGACCCGGTGAACATCAAATAGTCGCAGTTGCCGGCGATTTCGGCGCCGACGACGGTGCCCTCGCCGGGCACCACCGCCAGCACGTCGCGCGGCAGGCCGGCGCGGTAGAGCAGTTCGGCGTTGGCCAGCAGCGAGAACGGCGTCCGGGAGTCGGGCTTGATCACGGCGGCGTTGCCCGCGAGCAGCGCCGGTACCGCGTCCCCGATGGACAGGATCATCGGGTAGTTCCACGGGGAGATGAACCCGACCACCCCCTTGGGCTGGTGGTACACCACGGTGTGGACGAGTATCGGGAACAGTCCCGGGACCCGGTAGGGCCGCAGCAGCCCGGACGCGACCCGCGCGTAGTACTGCGTGGCCAGCGCGAGACCGAGCACCTCCTCGTTCGCGGCCGCGCGCGACTTACCGGTCTCGGCCTGCAGCAGGTCCATCAGGAAGTCCCGGTTGTCCAGGATCAGCGTGCGGTACCGTTCGAAGACGGCGGCGCGCTCGCGCGGGCTCGTCTCGGCCCACCGGCCCTGTGCGGCACGGGCTTCGGCGAACGCCGCGGTGACGTCCTCGGCGTCGCCCATCGGGATCTCGGCGAGCGGATCCCCGGTGAACACCTCGTCGATGCGCCGTTGCGGCCGGCCGGCCGGGTCGCCGAGGGCGGCCAGGTCGCGTAGCCGGTCGAGGGTCTGACGTTGCGGGACAGGCATCGCCGCACTCCTGCCGTCGAGCGATGGGATATCGATAACATACTCGTAATTCCCTGTACACCAACATCTTTCGGAAACCGTCCGGTAACCGCCGGGGAACTCGCGCGGGCGCCGGGGAGCCGGGCCGCCGTTACCGGACGATTCCCGCGCGGTGACCGAAAAACCTCGCGCAGCGGTACTTTCGACGTAAACAAACGGTTCGGTAGGGAGTGCGGTGCGGATATTGCCGGTGCGACACGAGGTATCCGATACGGACGGATGGGCCGTGGTCACCGGTGCGTCCTCGGGAATAGGCGCGGCGCTGAGTTCTCAGCTCGCCGCCCGCGGCTTCCCGACCGTTCTCGTGGCCCGCCGAGCGGATCGGCTGGACGCGCTGGCGACCAGCATCCGCAACCGGTTCGGCACGAAGGTCGAGACCATTGCCTGCGACCTCGCCGACCACGTGCACCGCGAGGCGCTGTGCGACGATCTGGCCCGGCGACGGGTGGCGGTGCTGTGCAACAACGCGGGCCTGGCCGTCTGCGGCGACGTGGCGGACAGCGACCCGCGGGCGCAGCGCTCGCTCGTGCAGGTCAATGTGGTTGCCGCACAGGCGCTCACCTTGGCCGTGCTGCCCGCGATGATCGCCCGGCGGAGCGGCTCGATCCTGATGACCGGCTCCATCGCCGGCGTTCAGCCGGTACCCACCGCCGCCGCGTACGCGGCCAGCAAGGCGTTCGTGAACAATTTCGCCGAGGCGCTGCACGTGGAGCTGCAGGGTACGGGGGTCACCTGCACGCTGCTGTCGCCGGGACCGGTGCGCACCGAGTTCTATCAGGTCGGCGGCGTCACGCCGGAGCGGGAGGACTCCTACTCCGCGATGTCCGCCGACCTGGTCGCCCGGGCGGGGCTGGAGGGGCTGTTCGCGGGCCGGCCGACGGTCGTCCCCGGCCGCACGGCCAAGCTCCAGGCGTGGGGTGGCCGGAGCATCCCGCGCCCCTTGCTGTTTCCCGCGCTGCGCCACCTCTTCCTGCCCTGGCTCCGCGCCGGCCTGGCCGAGTCCGTCACCGATACGCGGCCGAAATGAGCGCTGCCGCAGCGGTTCATGGAGCCCAATGGCGGCCTACGCGGGTCCCTCCGGTGGTTACGCAGGCTTCCTCCTCCGGTCCCGTCGCTCCGCCCGCAGTCCAGTAGCGGCCTACGGCCGCTTCCGGCGTGGTCCGCCGTTTCGGCGCGGTCGTTTGGCGGCTTCGGCCCGGACCTCACCGATCCGGTCGGCGGGCACGAAATCCATGATGTCCATCCGGGAGGTGATCATCAGCTTCTGCAGGATCGCGGCCATCTGCGCGTCGACGGTCTTGGCGGAACTGCCCCGGCGAGCCGCGATCGCGGTATTCGTCCACCCGGCCGCCGCCAGCAACGCCACCTGCCGCTCGGCGCCGGACAGCTCGTCCCAGAGCGATGTGGCGTTCGCCCGCGCGCGGGTGTGGTCCGCCGACAGCCGGTCCGCGGGCAGCGTGCCCAGCGCCAGGCGGTGAACCTCGCCCAGCTGCGGCCGCAGTAGGGCGCCCTGCTGCGCGGCATCGGCGTATGCCCCGGCGCCCAGGACATTGCGGGCGACCTCGACCGCCCTGTTCGTCTCCTCGGCCACGGGCCCCAGCCCCCCGGTGTCGGCGCCCAGCTCCGTCAACTCTCGCCCGCTACCTCCCGCGAGCCTGGCGATCTCGGTGGCCAGCGCTCTCAGCCGAGCCCGGTCGGGATGTCCGGCCACCTGCGCATCGGTGATGAGCTTCGCCAATGTCCAGGTCCGGACGCTCACCGCCGCTACCGCGCCCCACAGGTCCCGCGCGGCGACCAACTGCGCCAGAGCGGTGCGGCCGAGTTCCAGCGCCGCGGTGGGCTCGCCGTGCTTGGTCAGGGCGATCGCCCGCACCATCTCGGCCCACGCCTTCGCCCAGCCGGCGCGTGCGTCGGCGGTGTGATCGAGGTGGCGCCGGGTGATCTCGAGGGCCTGCTGCCGCGGTGCCAGCAAGCTCGCCGCCCATGCCTCGAACCGCTCGATCCGCGCCTCGCCGCCGCGATTGCCGACGGCACCGAGCTTTTCGCGACCGCGGCCCAGGACGGTCACCGACCTCGGATCGTGGTGAACCATCATCAGTTCCACCCCCCACAGGAATTCGACCGGAGCGGGGAGGCCGAGATCGGTGTCGGGGGTGCGCCGCCAGTTCCTTGCGGTCTCCGGGTCGTCCAGGCAAGAGGTGGCGCAGTCCTCGAGTATCCGTTCGGTGTCGTCGGTCCTGCCCTGCAGCAACGCGAGCCACCCGAGCGAGGCCATGGCCTCGATCTGCAGATCGGTCAGCCGCGTGGACCGCAACCGGGTCGCCTGCAGCGTGTTCTCGATCCACCCGCAGACTTCGCGCAGCGAACGATCTCGGAGCGAACGCCGGAAGATCTGCAGACCTATTATGCCCATGGCGATTTCCAGCCCGAGTTCGACCTCGCCCGAGGAAAGACTCGACTCGATCGCGGTGGCGATGTTGTCGCCCGCCGCGCGCACCCAGACGATCAGTTCCCGCTCGGCGGGACCGAACCATTCGCGTTGTGCCCGAACGATTTCGTCCCGGTAGTAGCGGCGGTGGCGCCGGGCGAACCGTTCCGATTCGTCCACCTCGTCGGTGGACCGTTCACACAGCCGCTGATGGGCGAACACGCGAATGCTCTCCAGCAGGGAATACCGCACCGCAGTCGGCGTGATGTGCACGGTCACCAGCGACTGATCGACCAGCCGCCCCAGCGCGCCCTCGATCTCGCCCCGGGCCAGGCGCACGGCCGGGACACCCTGCGCCGCACGGTGTTCGTCGCGTCCGGGGGCCGGATCGTCGTCGGCGCAGACCATCTCGATGGCGTCCAGGTCCGCGCCCACATCCAGCCCGGAGGCCGTGTCGTCCTCGGTATTGGTGTCGTAGCCGGCGGCGAACACCGACATCCGGTCCAGCAGCAGCTTTTCGGTGTCCCGGCACAGATCGTAGGACCAGGCGATGGCGTCCCGGACGCCCCGATGCCGCGGCTCCGAACCGACCCGGGGCCCGTGCGACCAGCGCATCCGCTTATCGGTCGGCTCGCCGCTGAGCTCGGCGAGGATCATCGCCGGCGGCTGGCGCACCAGCCGCGCCGCCGCCAACCGGACATACAGCGGATTGTCGTGCACATGGTGGCAGATCTGGCCGACGATCTCCTCCTGTTCGGCACCGGTGACCGGGTGCCCGGTCAATTCGGCGCGCTGCCGGAACAGCAGCACGGCCTGCGGCCGCGTCAACGGGGGAACCTGCACCAGATGTTCGTCGGCCCACCCCACCGCCGCCCGGCTGGTCGCCAGGATGGTCAGCGTCGGCACCGCGTCCAGCAGCTCCGCGATCAAACGCCCGGCGCCGGCGACGACATGCTCGCAGTTGTCCATCACCAGGACGGTCCGCAGATTGCGCTCCGCCGCGTCGGTCCTGGTCAACGTACCGACCAGGCTGTCCCAAGCCGACCGCCCGGAGAAATCGGCCTCGGCCACCGAGCGGGCCGCCTCCTCCTCGACCGCGAGCGCGTCGGAACCCTTGGGCAGCCGGGCCAACCGCGTCCAGTACACCGGAGTGCCTCCGGCCTTGCGGAATCGGCGCAGGGTCTCTGCCGCGAGCCGGGTCTTGCCGATCCCGCCCGGGCCTGTCAACGTGATCAACCGGGCCGGACCGAGCAGCAACAGACTGATCTTGTCCTGCTCCGATTCACGGCCGACGAACCGATCCGTGGCCGCTACGACATCTCTTGCCCGTCCTCGGCGCGCCGCCGACATACCAACAAAGCCTAGCCGCAGAACGTACCTCCGACCATTGTCCGAGGTACGCCTCCCTAGGTAACACATAGGTTGAACTACCGATGCGCGGATCTCGTTGTACGCCAAGAATTACCAGTGTCGGGCAATGTGGCCGTGACGAAGAAGGATCTGGAGTACGACCTCGGTCCGCGGGGTGCCACGGAGGCTGTGGGGGCTCGTGTGGCAGGTCGGCTCACCGTTCACAACGATGCGACCGACAGATCCGCGTTCGTCGGCGGAGTGGTCACCGTTCCGTCGGCGGGCGCCCGGCACCGATACCTCGGTGCCGAGGTCGCCACCGAGGGAGGAAAATTGGTCGGCCGTCTGCATTTTCACGTTCTCGGCGCGCTGGAGGTTACGGGCCCGCGCACGGTGCCGATCACCAGCCATCGGGACAGGATCGTCCTGGCCATGCTGCTGTTGCGGCCCAATCGGATCGTCTCCGTCGACCGCCTGGTCGACGGGGTCTGGAGCGATTCGCCGCCGTCCACGGCACGGCGCCAGATTCAGTCGTGCGTCGTGCGGTTGCGCAGAATCCTGCGCCCCGTCTCCGACCACGAGATCATCGTCACCGCCTATCCCGGATATCTGCTCCGGCCCGGTGTGCACACCTCGGATCATTGGGAATTCGTCTCGCGCATAGGAGATCTCACCGCCGCCGCCGAGTCCGGGCCGGTGGATTGGTCCGCCCTCGCCGACGATATTCGCGGCGCATTGTCGTTGTGGCGCGGCCCGGCGCTGGAGGGAATAAATTCACCGGCCGTCGAAGCGGAGGCCGCCCGGCTGGAGGAAATGCGCCTGGCCGCCGTGGAGTGGCTGATGGATGTCGAGCTGACGGCCGGGCGCGACCACGAACTCATCGGCGAACTCATCCCGCTCATCGGCAGTCATCAATTCCGGGAGAGATTCTGCGAACAGTT carries:
- a CDS encoding AfsR/SARP family transcriptional regulator, with the translated sequence MTKKDLEYDLGPRGATEAVGARVAGRLTVHNDATDRSAFVGGVVTVPSAGARHRYLGAEVATEGGKLVGRLHFHVLGALEVTGPRTVPITSHRDRIVLAMLLLRPNRIVSVDRLVDGVWSDSPPSTARRQIQSCVVRLRRILRPVSDHEIIVTAYPGYLLRPGVHTSDHWEFVSRIGDLTAAAESGPVDWSALADDIRGALSLWRGPALEGINSPAVEAEAARLEEMRLAAVEWLMDVELTAGRDHELIGELIPLIGSHQFRERFCEQLMVAQYRAGRRVDALATYREARTLLLAEIGSEPGANLRRLHDAVLCDDPARVRLEATSPGRRSRYPRESSYAW
- a CDS encoding SDR family oxidoreductase translates to MRHEVSDTDGWAVVTGASSGIGAALSSQLAARGFPTVLVARRADRLDALATSIRNRFGTKVETIACDLADHVHREALCDDLARRRVAVLCNNAGLAVCGDVADSDPRAQRSLVQVNVVAAQALTLAVLPAMIARRSGSILMTGSIAGVQPVPTAAAYAASKAFVNNFAEALHVELQGTGVTCTLLSPGPVRTEFYQVGGVTPEREDSYSAMSADLVARAGLEGLFAGRPTVVPGRTAKLQAWGGRSIPRPLLFPALRHLFLPWLRAGLAESVTDTRPK
- a CDS encoding succinic semialdehyde dehydrogenase, with product MPVPQRQTLDRLRDLAALGDPAGRPQRRIDEVFTGDPLAEIPMGDAEDVTAAFAEARAAQGRWAETSPRERAAVFERYRTLILDNRDFLMDLLQAETGKSRAAANEEVLGLALATQYYARVASGLLRPYRVPGLFPILVHTVVYHQPKGVVGFISPWNYPMILSIGDAVPALLAGNAAVIKPDSRTPFSLLANAELLYRAGLPRDVLAVVPGEGTVVGAEIAGNCDYLMFTGSTATGRLLAEQCARRLIGFSAELGGKNPMIVAAGADLDTVARAALRACFGNAGQLCLSMERIYVEAAVAQEFTEKFVAATESMTVGGAYDFTVAMGSMISADQLERVAKHVADAKSKGAKVLTGGNPRPDLGPLFYEPTVLTGVTDEMECARQETFGPLVAIYPVDTVDEAVARANDSEYGLNASVWAGSKARGRQIARRLRTGTVNVDEGYVPAFGSMGAPMGGMRDSGLGRRNGVEGLLKYTEPQAVATTRFKNLDTPPFLTDGQWQRLMIQLAGLVGLLPGRDVPPRTRRL
- a CDS encoding AAA family ATPase, with the protein product MSAARRGRARDVVAATDRFVGRESEQDKISLLLLGPARLITLTGPGGIGKTRLAAETLRRFRKAGGTPVYWTRLARLPKGSDALAVEEEAARSVAEADFSGRSAWDSLVGTLTRTDAAERNLRTVLVMDNCEHVVAGAGRLIAELLDAVPTLTILATSRAAVGWADEHLVQVPPLTRPQAVLLFRQRAELTGHPVTGAEQEEIVGQICHHVHDNPLYVRLAAARLVRQPPAMILAELSGEPTDKRMRWSHGPRVGSEPRHRGVRDAIAWSYDLCRDTEKLLLDRMSVFAAGYDTNTEDDTASGLDVGADLDAIEMVCADDDPAPGRDEHRAAQGVPAVRLARGEIEGALGRLVDQSLVTVHITPTAVRYSLLESIRVFAHQRLCERSTDEVDESERFARRHRRYYRDEIVRAQREWFGPAERELIVWVRAAGDNIATAIESSLSSGEVELGLEIAMGIIGLQIFRRSLRDRSLREVCGWIENTLQATRLRSTRLTDLQIEAMASLGWLALLQGRTDDTERILEDCATSCLDDPETARNWRRTPDTDLGLPAPVEFLWGVELMMVHHDPRSVTVLGRGREKLGAVGNRGGEARIERFEAWAASLLAPRQQALEITRRHLDHTADARAGWAKAWAEMVRAIALTKHGEPTAALELGRTALAQLVAARDLWGAVAAVSVRTWTLAKLITDAQVAGHPDRARLRALATEIARLAGGSGRELTELGADTGGLGPVAEETNRAVEVARNVLGAGAYADAAQQGALLRPQLGEVHRLALGTLPADRLSADHTRARANATSLWDELSGAERQVALLAAAGWTNTAIAARRGSSAKTVDAQMAAILQKLMITSRMDIMDFVPADRIGEVRAEAAKRPRRNGGPRRKRP